One segment of Bacillus alkalisoli DNA contains the following:
- a CDS encoding metal-sensitive transcriptional regulator, with amino-acid sequence MQYEANVKNRLKRAEGQIRGVLHMMEQEKDCRDVIAQLNAAKTAIDRVIGVVVSTNLEQCVREQTLSGEETSQLVKEAVDLLIKSR; translated from the coding sequence ATGCAGTATGAAGCAAACGTAAAAAACCGTTTGAAAAGAGCTGAAGGCCAAATTCGCGGAGTGTTGCATATGATGGAACAAGAGAAAGATTGCCGAGACGTAATAGCTCAGCTAAATGCAGCAAAAACCGCCATCGACCGAGTAATCGGTGTAGTCGTTAGTACCAACTTGGAACAATGTGTACGCGAACAAACATTAAGCGGCGAAGAAACAAGCCAGCTAGTAAAAGAAGCAGTGG